Genomic DNA from Brassica rapa cultivar Chiifu-401-42 chromosome A04, CAAS_Brap_v3.01, whole genome shotgun sequence:
CTCTCTTCCTCCAACGAGAGAACACACACGGGTCTCAACCATCACCAACGCCATAAACAACCACAAAGGccctaaaaaaaaactaatctaaaAATTAAGCAACAAGAGCCGACGAGGCAAGGTACAAGACGCCTTCACCCCTCGGTACATGATCCGGCGACGCAGAGCTGAGAGAGCCTCTACCTCCCGGAGACTTTGCCGGCGacgcagagctgaagaagcctCCACCCCCCGGAAACTTGAACGGCGACGGCGGAACTAACGGAGCCTCCGCCTCCCGGATTGAACCCTAACTTCAACCCAAAAAACTAACAAGCTGTCGCGACGAGCCGCGTCCTACTACCTTACCACGAAtccagagaaagagagattacCGCCGTTTGAAACCCTCCGTAGACAAATCTCTTCCGGCGATAAAACCCTATTCCAGATCCGAAAATATATCGGATAGGACAGTAGATCGACGCGCACAGAGGGAAACCTAGCAAGGATCGACAAGAAGGGAGCCACCGGCGTCGGCACGTGCGCATACGCGCCGCCGGACGTCGGTGCTTCCCTCCCACgcattttctctcttttctctctctcagaATACACCCTGTCTTCCTATTTTTATTAGGTCATTTCttaaaaatttgtatttaaatttCATGACTAACAAAGGCATTTTCACGCAATGGGGGTGGGGGGAATTGTGTCGGTTTCTAAGTGATAATCTTTTATGGacaaaaatgaataaataaataaataaataaataacagtGTCAGATTTATTGGGATCTCTGATAAGAGACGAAATAAAAGATTGACAGGCAAAAGTGTGAAAAAGGAAGAGGATAATAGATAGCTGAGAATGGGAAATGTCCTTTGAGTTCGTTGATTGCTGGTAAGTTGTCGACCAGATCGTGCTTGCCTTCACTCCTTCTCATCTCCTCTTTAGTCGTTGACATGACAATACGTGTAGCTGTCAATCATCATATTTGTTTTATCTGATATGTTTATCTAACTTTTGACATAAGAGAAACTAtgtattattaaattaaaaaactgAATAACAACTGGGCAAAACAAAGCTTATAGAACAGGTTTTTGCCCAACTAAAAAAAATGGAACAGGTTAAACCTAGTTTCCAAAAGAAAAAGTAGCATTAGCATAAAAACTTAACAAACagttaaaaataaatcatgTGATGATAGATTCGAAAGCGCTCAAAGCagaggaaaaaaaagagagagagagagagagtagataaagagagagagaaaccagATCTTCCTTTGGGTTCGGCGgacggccggcgcgtgagcgcgcgtgccgtcgccggagccCCTCAAGCTACCGGTTCAGTCTTCGATTTTGCTTTGCTCTAGTCCCCTCTCTCCTCCGCCTTGCCTGAGCTCTGGAACAAGGCCGCATGTGGCGATTCTGTTTCTGGAGTAAGGGCGCGGTCGGGTTGAGGAAGGCGCGGTGAAGGCCTTTGTTTGGCCTTTTGGTTTTGTCTCCGGGAGGCGAAGGCTCTCCTAGCTTCGTCGACGCCGGTTCCTGTTCCCGAGAGGTGGAGGCTTCGTCAGCTCTGTCCTCGTCGGTCTAGATCACGGGGGGTGAAGGCGTTCCATGCCTTACCTCGCCGTCTGGTGCTCCCCTAGTTCCGTTTTAGGGTTAGTCTGTTCTTTCCTTTTGGTTTTACGGTTTTGGTTTGGGTTGGATTGGGTGGCGGCGACGTCGGAGGACGATCGAAGCTCGACCTTGGTTAACGATAAGGGTTCGCGTGAAGCCTTCCTCGCGGTGACTGTAATGAATGGCGACGGATGAGATCTCGAACAGTCGATTGATTCTCTCTGGTTTGGGTTTCACTTGAGTGGAAGACGTTTACGGCGAGATGGTATGGAGTCTGTGAGTTCCGATGGATCCGGGTGAATCGACGGTTGGTTACCCGGTGGACTCTCGAAGCGAGTGCAACGCCGGAGCCGCAGCGTTTGTCCGCGCGGCGGCGGAGTCTCGTGGTCACGAGTTTAGGGTTGCGTTGTTGGGCCTTGGGCCGGtgtcttattttaattttggccCGTCTTTCTTGGGCTTTTGTATTTTGGTCTATGGGGGTTTTTGGCCctttaatcaaattttaatcgacggaaaaaaaaaagattcgaaAGCGCTTCACTATCCTTAATTGTGCGACCAAGCGGACATATGTCCATTGCTTATAGTTCATTCGAATAGATGTAGATAGGTCGATCTGTGGACTAAGTGTAGACCTTGGATACCTATCCTAGattaaaagaaaaaggtaaaaaGGAAATAAGCTCTCTACGTCCGTGTCATATTGCGTAACACATGTATCATCGGTAAGTGATTCATAGATTAAATGATTACTGAAGCACATTTCTACAATTTAATACTTACTATTTATATGTTTCTTAGCCGTTTCATAGAACAAGGATTTCATATTTTCATTTCCATATAGATGATTTTATTTagagaaaattgttttttagacAAAAAAGAGGTATATCGACTTATTTGACTAATCtcaaatttatactattttttataatgctttttccaatttaaaaaatcaaataaatagttttataaacaaataaattagaaaaaataggAACTGCATTGTAAATACATATACCAATGTAGAagtattttttggttcaaaaaatgtttaaataaaaatttcagatTTCGTTTTAAGGACGTTAGAATGTACATTCTACaaagtagaaaataaaatcCACGTTTTTCATTAGATCTACTATAATTAGAATAAATCATCcacatttttcattaaatctacTAAGATTAGAATAAGTGATCTACGGAAATAACactaatctaaaaatatttgaaatatacaTTTTGCGCTATGCCTAtctttctaaaatatataaaaccaacaatctacacattaatcaaaatctaaaacctATAGAAACAGATTTTAAACGGCTTAAATGTATGTAGATTCTATGGATTAGTATGAACAATTCCGAAAATATGGGAATTacattatgaaaatattaggaAATATTATGTTACCATTTTTGAAAAATCGTATCTTGCACAAAAAAATACTAAccaaaatagtaatattcttttctatttaatttatttattttttttttaacatatgcaattaattaaattaattttaaattttaattaagctaatttaaaaagataataagcaactagattttgatccgcgcttagaaAACGCGGGTTTGTTTGTCTTTTATTTATTGATCGAAAACTGATTTATAAACtaccattatttttgtttctaaccatacaattgagtttttaggtttttatcatttgtttttttttcaaaatatgatatttgttcgaaatatggtagttgttaaaaaaaaaagttctataataatgtttgagttttaagaAATGTATTCACTGTGTGACAATTACACTGTGACTAGAGTTATGAGACAATGCATCTGTTTTTTAGtctaaaaaaatgttttatggcTTCACACGCACGATATTTTGTTTGCTTTGGATCAAATCTGTTGTATCTagcttcttttgttttcttcttggaCGGAAATAATCTATTACCCATCTTTTCTATTAAGCATGTTGACAGGGCCGACTCATTATTATTTGTGGGCCGTATGCAATGGTTTTAGATTTGCAAGAATAATAAAGAGAATTTTGCAGAAAAAAGACTCAACTTTAAAAAGCCCCAAAAAGTGCAGATGTTTTTTGAGACCTAGTACAAATGCACCCTTATGCCATAACCATGTAGGGAATATGTATCCAGAAAAGATATAATATGAAGCTTATCATGGTTAGATCTTCAGTCAGATCCTAAATTGATATTTTTCTGTGCAAACTACTTTCATACTTGCAATTATGTTTCCTAGAAGCAGTTATTTGGTGGTGTAAACATTAGTATAAAAGTAAGATATAGAAATCAATTTTCTAGCACACTTTTCTAACTACCATATTctgctagttttttttttttgataaatcctATCGGCTGATCTGGTCGGTCCGGGAGGAACGCACTTAGTGCTACAAAGTGGACTAGTCCGAAAGCGTATCACACAGTCTGATCCGAGTTTGGAATAGTCGGAGGTGGATCAATCATCTGTTATGGCCCACCATGTAAATCATTTGGGCAAAAACCCAAACCCAGACTGACCAGGTAGTAATAATTTAGTTCCTAGAGAAAATCGAACCCATGTGAGTACACACGAAGCCTAAGAGATTGCCACTACCATCACTTGGTTACACTCTGCAAGTTATGTTTAAAATGATTTACATAAGAAGTATTTGTGGTAGAATTGAAATGAACGGTTTGAATCCTTCGTCTTAATATCATAATATGTATGCTATACCCACaccaattttttgtttgtttacatTCAATTTGCTAACTTAAAGAATAAAGATACCAAGACATTTATAAACTGAACTAAGTGATTCTTATCTACAAATcagttaatatatttatatacaacatTTACTATCATAATGCATGCGCATACAAGATGATTTCCAGTTTACCCACCCCCCCAATTCAGTACATTACAAAACCGACCCAACCAAGTACAAGCGGATACATATGATGCGTGATTACGATGAATATTTACACTATATACACATCTGGACACACAGACTTTTAAGTATGGTCATGGAGCTGAATGTGAATATTTATAAGTACGTGTCTGAAAAGACAAAATGTTGAGAGAGGTAAGATCAAAGTCGTCTGAATCACAATAAACCACAGAAGGGCTTGGGTGATTATGTCTCCCTTCGTAAGTTGTCAACACATAATCAGGATTGCTCGTATCTCTCtcgatcttcttcttcacgATGCAATTGGCGTTCGAACACTTGTGGTAATGCCTGTTTCAAATAATTAACACAAATCGCTTAGTAAACTCTGTCAGATTCTATATGATTTGTAATATAATGGTTTGGTTATAATCAGCTATATATAATAGATAGTGTGGTCCAATAATAATAGAACCAGTGTTAGCTTACAAATAACAATATCGTCATTTATATGTCCACTTGAAATCAATGGTAACATACAACAAAGAACTTAAGTATTATATTCCAATGTGTTAATTGTTATAAGCTTAAGTAACAACTTGTGAGTAGTGAACATAAAACTGGAGCATATGAACAATTTTTTAGTTAACAGAATAATAAGTCCTTGAAAAGTTAATTAGTTTGTATTCAGTAGAcgttaattaatatattatattatatgccTTACACTTATTGTATATTTAGAACACATGGTCCACATGAATATATAAAACCAACACACACTgagatatattatatatatgctgatggcatatatatgtatatatatctgCATGTTGGCTTTTATACACATAAACATACATATAGAAACATGCATTTGAACACGAAACATCTCCTCTGAAGAAGGAACACTAAcaatattatatagtatatgaGAAACCTTATTAGTCGAAACTCATAAAGGGGTGCTAAttcttaattataaatataatgattattgaaactttatcttttttttttggaacacactttatcatatttatataatCGAATTTTGTAGGTAGAAACAAGCTCATACAAATTGTTGTGTGATTGACTGATTTCTGCAATGAATAAATGTGTAACACAGAGAAACTGAAACTCCTagactttggttttattttatttcttactaAACCGATGAACAAGGTTTTGTCTGATTTTGACATACCTCGGTGGCTTAGTGCAAAAAGAGCTGCAGTAATTAACTTGTAAAACTCAGAGCCTCGACCATGTAAACAAGTTGGCTATTTGACACTTAACTAATACACACACTTTAAGAGATGCATACTTCCTTAATTATCAAGTGGACATATTTCATTTGCGATACTCAAAACCAACACAAACTATAGTTTTTAGcaaaaaacaaagacaaaaaacACAAACTATAGCACAAGGAATATGCAAATCCTATTATTCAAGTTGTcataaactttaaatataagCATGTACGAGTCGataaatcgtaactatatataaaaataattatgcaTCCTAACGAAGTTAGAATCAATGATTTACCTCGGAAATGGACTGCCCCTTATCGGTTTCTTGCCGTATTTCCTCCATTTAAATCCGTCATCTAAAGCAATTTCTTCAATAGATTTCGTTTTAAACACGTGAATAATCGGATCATCTTTGtgtctcttcctcttcttgatctcaGTTTTGTCCTctctatataaaattattatagttTGAAATATATCACTGTTATCATATATGGTAATTAAGCTGTATGATAGAAAATTTTGACTTACATTTCAAGGCTCATAGGTGAGGTAACTAGGCTTGTTTGAAG
This window encodes:
- the WRKY59 gene encoding probable WRKY transcription factor 59, with the translated sequence MNYPSNPNPNFIDFPITFTSDDYDDAFQMIMEQISLENHSPTLSWTSSEKLLAAEVTSPLQTSLVTSPMSLEIEDKTEIKKRKRHKDDPIIHVFKTKSIEEIALDDGFKWRKYGKKPIRGSPFPRHYHKCSNANCIVKKKIERDTSNPDYVLTTYEGRHNHPSPSVVYCDSDDFDLTSLNILSFQTRTYKYSHSAP